ATCGTGGCCAGTACTCCTACAACCTCATGGACAAGAACTACTTGGCCTTCAATGCGCAGGTTCCGCAGCTAGTCCAGTGGGATGACCACGAAACAGTCAACAACTGGTACCCCAACGAAGTCCTAGACGACGATCGCTATACCGAGCGCGATGTCAACACCCTGGCCAAGCGTGCCTACCAGGCCTTCCATGAGTGGCAGCCAATTGATCAACAAATGGCTGTAGATGGGCGCGTCTACCGCAAGGTTTCCTACGGCCCGTTGCTAGACATATTCATTCTGGATATGCGCAGTTACAAGGGAGAAAACACTTCCAATAATCCGCGCTCGACAACCGAAGAACCAATCCTTGGCGAAAAGCAGACCAACTGGTTAATCGACTCCCTCAAGGACTCCCGCGCGACGTGGAAGATTGTTGCTAATGACCTACCGCTTGGAATCATCGTCCCCGACGGCGACGATGGTGACCAAGAAAGCGTATCCAATGGTGCCGCCGGTGCACCTGCAGGACGTGAACGTGAAATCGCCCGCCTGCTCAGCGCCATTAAAGATGTTTCAAATGTCGTCTGGCTCACCGCCGATGTGCACTACACCGCGGCTCACCACTACAGCCCAGAGCGCGCACAGTTCACCGACTTCGCACCCTTCTGGGAATTCGTCTCCGGTCCTCTCCACGCGGGCGCATTCGGCCCCAACGAAATGGATTCGACCTTCGGGCCGAAGGTGGAGTACGTCCACGCACCGGGTAAAGACAATGCCAACGCCGACCCCACACAGGACTTCCAGCACTTCGGCGAAGTCGATATCGACGGCGACTCACGCGAGATGACCGTCCGTCTGCTCACCACTCGTGGCACCGAGTTGTGGTCGACAACGCTGAAGCCGCAGGCGTAGGCACACTGTTCAACAGCGCGTGGCGGTAGCCACTAATTAGTGCGTTCCGCCACGC
The sequence above is drawn from the Corynebacterium jeikeium genome and encodes:
- a CDS encoding alkaline phosphatase, with protein sequence MENLSFDSMQLSRRSALRLGASTALATSVTLAHASRAAASATPGSPSLASPGLLRSRPQLTHGVASGDIRGDGALIWARSDRPAHMVVETAATESFQNAKVFRSNSLLTPDTDGTGRLRVVGLEPGQEIFYRVTLEEADTGICSDPVIGTFRTAPNRASNIRLHWSGDVAGQGWGINDEIGGYTGFSTMMERNPDLFIHSGDTCYADGPLDESVTLSDGTVWRNHVTPAKSKVAETLEEYRGQYSYNLMDKNYLAFNAQVPQLVQWDDHETVNNWYPNEVLDDDRYTERDVNTLAKRAYQAFHEWQPIDQQMAVDGRVYRKVSYGPLLDIFILDMRSYKGENTSNNPRSTTEEPILGEKQTNWLIDSLKDSRATWKIVANDLPLGIIVPDGDDGDQESVSNGAAGAPAGREREIARLLSAIKDVSNVVWLTADVHYTAAHHYSPERAQFTDFAPFWEFVSGPLHAGAFGPNEMDSTFGPKVEYVHAPGKDNANADPTQDFQHFGEVDIDGDSREMTVRLLTTRGTELWSTTLKPQA